CCAAAATGGAAGGCAAGAATCTAGACTTGACAATGAGGAACCCGAGGAACAGAAAGTGGAACCCAAAAAACACTAGGGCGATGTTCCTGACTTGCGAGGCTAGTTTGAGAGACAGTAGTGCCAGCATCTGTAACTGTTCATGCTGAAGTACATCCAAATAGTGCGCGCCACTCAAGATTACGAGCGGGGCAACCTGAAACAGATAGCTGACAGCGAATATAGCGCAAGCAATGAGGCGAAATGCCCCCGCCATTAACGACCAAGTCCTTGTCACGGGTCTAAACAAGGCATAGAACACGACTGCCACAGCGACAGAGCACGCGGTCGAGATGAGTTCAAATGCGATGGCCCCTCGAAAGGATGATTCATGCATCAAGACATTGGTTGCTGTGGTGCCTGGATCGCTCGGCAGGATGAGGCCGCGGAAAAGAAACACCGCGATAAGTGTAGTTAGTATGTTGAGTAGATAGCTGACGCCTGCTGTTCTGGCCAAATAACGCGGCGATCTGTCCGTGATACGTTCCGAGGGAGTAGGCGCATTCATATTCATCTCACGAACCGACATCGAAGACGCACGACCCATAGTGCAATCCATGGTTCAGAACATGGACACGGGCTTCCCGCCACGGGACGCACGAGCCATTCAGCCAGATGAGCCATCGCGATCGTCAAAGCCAGGTAATGTCATATTGTGGTCTTCTATTCCTTCAGCTGCACCTGCCGCATCATTCCCGCCGCAACGGCTGGCCTCGCGCGCGCTGGAGGGTTACCTTGCCCTCGACGC
The sequence above is drawn from the Pirellulales bacterium genome and encodes:
- a CDS encoding DUF4386 domain-containing protein codes for the protein MSVREMNMNAPTPSERITDRSPRYLARTAGVSYLLNILTTLIAVFLFRGLILPSDPGTTATNVLMHESSFRGAIAFELISTACSVAVAVVFYALFRPVTRTWSLMAGAFRLIACAIFAVSYLFQVAPLVILSGAHYLDVLQHEQLQMLALLSLKLASQVRNIALVFFGFHFLFLGFLIVKSRFLPSILGVLCALAGIGALLFLAPPLANQLFGYIVAAGLLAEASLTLWLLVRGVDNQKWIEQNQAAESKAL